The Hymenobacter sp. DG01 genome has a segment encoding these proteins:
- a CDS encoding CinA family protein: protein MKPNDLNTLAQKFLQYKLTLAFAESCTAGLLASEFVKAFGSSEVLLGSVVTYHPIAKQRLLGVKKETLALYTAESQQVTNEMVMGLHKHLPTADICVAVTGLCGGGASESEEKPVGTMYFTVLHQKRAYELREQFTGDCDKVRLLAVDYIFNYLNTLLDEYAEQHAGSAIEEKMK, encoded by the coding sequence ATGAAGCCCAACGACCTGAACACCCTCGCGCAGAAGTTTTTGCAGTATAAACTTACCCTGGCTTTTGCCGAAAGCTGCACGGCTGGCCTGCTGGCCTCCGAGTTTGTAAAAGCCTTCGGCAGCAGCGAGGTGCTGCTGGGCTCTGTGGTAACCTACCACCCCATTGCCAAACAGCGCCTGCTGGGGGTGAAAAAGGAAACCCTGGCCCTGTACACCGCCGAAAGCCAGCAGGTGACCAACGAAATGGTAATGGGCTTGCACAAGCACCTGCCTACCGCCGACATTTGCGTGGCCGTTACGGGCCTGTGCGGGGGCGGAGCCTCGGAATCGGAGGAGAAGCCGGTGGGTACCATGTACTTCACCGTTCTGCATCAGAAACGTGCCTACGAGCTCCGCGAGCAGTTCACGGGCGACTGTGACAAGGTGCGCCTGCTGGCCGTAGACTACATTTTCAACTACCTCAACACCCTACTCGATGAGTACGCCGAGCAGCACGCCGGCTCCGCCATTGAGGAGAAAATGAAGTGA